The nucleotide sequence TTTTTGGATTATTATAAAGCTGTCGCATTCACGACTATCATTTTGCAGGTTGATCCAGGGACTGGCCAAGCTCTACAAGATCGCTACCAATTGAATAACGTTTGGTTGCTTTTGGAAACAACAAGCTCATTTGTTCACGAACTTTTCCCCGATTATAAAGATCAAGATATGGCacaaaattttttctataaagcGCGAGCTTTAGCAGAAGCTTGTCTATTGGTTAAAGTTGGAGAGGGTTAGTATACGCCTATCAggctatttttattcatatcttTACTATATTGAGGTCTAACATTAgttagtggagaaagatagacgaacaacgttgccgaacctctgccttgtcaatgccttctataaacggttgctgatacaggttcattgatgtaatatatttgattaagcaagaaattatatttttcaatcatctcataatgaatttttataattaagatgaaatattttgtatcaattctatattgttaaaagacgatctggcaacatagcaaagcgagaaagtgaTAGCGCTATAAGTCCAGTCAAAATAGACATAGATAAGGGGGGTgcgcttgcaatttatattgtagttctgatttttcaatatattatttgggtacataagagaagttcagaaccaatttcttcatgcaaaatttccttgtgctagatacagagtggcccaaaaaactcgtattttcggctcattttccagttttcagctatttctgccaaatctcatgatcggacagaaaaacttgttctcgccttttttcagattataaaattctgaataaaatgagattattcggaactctttatctccaatgaatactaagttatgatttttcgaaaatgagtgaaatttgaagaaaaaaatcaattttgatgaattttagtttttgatcaacaatatcgtccgattgttacaatttagatgtataattcaaaatccctctgggcgtatttttgtgctctacaatctgagatcaggtagagcgctttatctcatatagattttcaggtacacctgacaacaatgctccttgtattgtaaaaaacacctaattttcagcttcaagcatcatcaccaactacattgccctcacattgatattttgcacaatgacatgagttcatgagattatgtactatgagaatcaccctttagatgcactccatttcagtctttcctagtggagaggcgcgcttgaggacacctcaaggatcaaaatttcaaacgcttataacttttgacacaatgctcagatttcattgtactacacttcattcttctcggctcggcaaggcggttcaaaatcatgcatataAGTCAGAATCTGtcggaaaatggaaaatttattgttgagtgttcaCTACTTATATAAGCCCATataccaatacacaaaaaatggccaatttctatattcacaCATCTCATTTGCAATATTCATACACAAATTATCAAGGACAAAACTTTTTTCTTGATTAGTAGGCTAACTTTTTCATGCCATGAAGATTCCAAGGTGTAGATTTCTGGACTTGAGTAC is from Nilaparvata lugens isolate BPH unplaced genomic scaffold, ASM1435652v1 scaffold5458, whole genome shotgun sequence and encodes:
- the LOC111058483 gene encoding uncharacterized protein LOC111058483 (The sequence of the model RefSeq protein was modified relative to this genomic sequence to represent the inferred CDS: added 85 bases not found in genome assembly); amino-acid sequence: MCTLACMLKETGMVDPGTGQALQDRYQLNNVWLLLETTSSFVHELFPDYKDQDMAQNFFYKARALAEACLLVKVGEGSMDKCEVANLYYQTVRGKDYSVQFMTVQNVWKAARSSFNAEIERKKQEA